The following coding sequences are from one Rathayibacter sp. VKM Ac-2760 window:
- a CDS encoding iron ABC transporter permease encodes MIRTRTALVGVGVLAALAVVVVLVGLWHLTQGTSGIGADGLLRALLGEEVSVGGVSAADIFAGSRLPRLAAGIAVGIALGAAGALLQSISRNALASPDTLAVTAGAYFALTAVAAFSVAVPLWASSGVAFLGGLAAAAVVLALTGRAAGTSSTRLILAGSAIAMALDSGTAMLLILFRENTTGLFAWGSGSLGQLNIDASVRAAPLIVVVLALALLLSRRLDVLGLGEDGAATLGVPVRSTRALAVLCAVLLTSTSVTLAGPIAFVGLGAPVLTRLLAARVPALRRHVFLVPASGLIGAALIVLADALLRAILSPEGATAIPTGIPTAVLGGVVIVVLALRMRDAGSARTARTVRSSLRTVRRFRIVLAVLVVLLAGTVVLGLLAGSLQLRLGDIALWLQSAAPDLVARALDERAPRIAAAVLAGAALALAGTAVQGTVRNPLAEPGLLGITAGAGLGAVIVVTTGLGGGGRPVLIAMAVAAGLATFAVIALLAWRGGLQPDRFVLVGIGAGYALSAVTAFLLLSSDPWQTPRILTWLSGTTYGRSLPDVLPVAIGILVLLPLLLGLRRRLDLLAIDEDTPRILGIRPERTRLGVLALAAVLASLAVVAVGTVGFVGLVSPHLARTLVGARHGRIVPVAMLLGGLLVLVADTLGRTLIAPSQLPAGLMIALVGAPYFVWLLRRTRD; translated from the coding sequence GTGATCCGCACTCGGACGGCGCTCGTCGGCGTCGGCGTGCTCGCGGCCCTCGCGGTCGTGGTCGTGCTCGTCGGGCTCTGGCACCTGACCCAGGGCACCTCGGGCATCGGCGCCGACGGGCTGCTGCGCGCGCTGCTCGGCGAGGAGGTGTCGGTCGGCGGAGTCTCGGCGGCCGACATCTTCGCCGGCTCGCGGCTGCCGCGGCTGGCCGCGGGCATCGCCGTCGGCATCGCGCTCGGCGCAGCCGGGGCGCTGCTGCAGTCGATCTCGCGCAACGCGCTCGCCTCGCCGGACACGCTCGCGGTGACCGCGGGCGCCTACTTCGCCTTGACGGCAGTGGCCGCCTTCTCGGTGGCCGTGCCGCTCTGGGCGTCGAGCGGAGTCGCCTTCCTCGGCGGACTCGCGGCGGCGGCCGTCGTGCTCGCGCTCACCGGGCGCGCCGCGGGGACCTCGAGCACCCGGCTGATCCTGGCCGGCTCGGCCATCGCGATGGCGCTCGATTCCGGCACGGCGATGCTGCTGATCCTGTTCCGGGAGAACACCACCGGGCTGTTCGCCTGGGGCAGCGGCTCGCTCGGGCAGCTCAACATCGACGCCTCGGTGCGCGCCGCTCCGCTGATCGTCGTCGTCCTCGCGCTGGCCCTGCTGCTCTCGCGCCGTCTCGACGTGCTCGGTCTCGGCGAGGACGGCGCCGCGACGCTCGGCGTCCCGGTCCGCTCGACCCGCGCGCTGGCCGTGCTCTGCGCGGTGCTGCTCACCAGCACCTCGGTCACCCTCGCCGGGCCGATCGCGTTCGTCGGGCTCGGCGCCCCGGTGCTCACCCGGCTGCTGGCCGCGCGGGTGCCGGCGCTGCGCCGCCACGTCTTCCTGGTCCCGGCCTCGGGTCTGATCGGCGCCGCGCTGATCGTGCTCGCCGATGCGCTGCTGCGCGCGATCCTCAGCCCGGAGGGGGCCACCGCGATCCCCACGGGCATCCCGACCGCGGTGCTCGGCGGGGTCGTCATCGTGGTGCTCGCGCTGAGGATGCGCGACGCCGGCTCCGCGCGGACGGCGCGCACGGTGCGCTCCTCGCTGCGGACGGTCCGGCGCTTCCGGATCGTGCTCGCGGTGCTCGTCGTCCTGCTCGCCGGCACCGTCGTGCTCGGCCTGCTCGCGGGCAGCCTGCAGCTGCGCCTGGGCGATATCGCCCTCTGGCTGCAGAGCGCGGCACCGGATCTCGTCGCCCGCGCGCTCGACGAGCGGGCGCCGCGCATCGCCGCGGCCGTGCTCGCCGGTGCGGCTCTCGCGCTCGCGGGCACCGCCGTGCAGGGCACCGTCCGCAATCCGCTGGCCGAGCCGGGACTGCTCGGGATCACCGCCGGCGCCGGCCTCGGCGCCGTGATCGTGGTGACCACCGGGCTCGGCGGAGGCGGACGGCCCGTGCTGATCGCGATGGCGGTCGCCGCCGGTCTCGCGACCTTCGCGGTGATCGCCCTGCTGGCCTGGCGGGGCGGTCTGCAGCCGGATCGCTTCGTGCTCGTCGGCATCGGCGCGGGCTACGCCCTGAGCGCGGTGACCGCGTTCCTGCTGCTGAGCTCGGACCCGTGGCAGACCCCGCGGATCCTCACCTGGCTCTCCGGCACGACCTACGGCCGGTCGCTGCCCGACGTGCTGCCGGTCGCGATCGGGATCCTGGTGCTGCTGCCGCTGCTCCTGGGCCTGCGCCGCCGCCTCGACCTGCTGGCGATCGACGAGGACACCCCGCGGATCCTCGGCATCCGGCCCGAGCGCACCCGGCTGGGCGTGCTCGCGCTCGCGGCCGTCCTCGCCTCGCTGGCCGTCGTCGCCGTCGGGACGGTCGGCTTCGTCGGACTGGTCTCGCCGCACCTGGCGCGCACGCTCGTCGGCGCGCGGCACGGCCGCATCGTCCCGGTGGCGATGCTGCTCGGCGGGCTGCTCGTGCTCGTCGCGGACACGCTCGGCCGCACGCTGATCGCGCCGTCGCAGCTGCCCGCCGGGCTGATGATCGCGCTGGTCGGCGCGCCCTACTTCGTCTGGCTGCTCCGCCGCACCCGCGACTGA
- a CDS encoding helix-turn-helix transcriptional regulator translates to MDEDSARGTWRRERSTVVVADAGVPSRVPEPFAILAESVLLDAPHEFAPHRHRLHELVWVRGGTMTVRLEHRILTVPDGFGVWLPAGTEHAGRTTARTALCDALFDPERSPVPIPAPVLVEITPVLAALLTHLSRTDLAEAARLRAEAVVFDVIAPSTEQYSVTVPRGERLAPLVAVLLEDPTDRRTLADWAERLGVSERTLSRVFRSQTGLSFLQWRQALRAHRALALLAEGRSVLDVSELMGHTHPSTFIAAFKRVMGTTPGAFAQDQRAAAL, encoded by the coding sequence ATGGACGAGGACAGCGCGCGCGGCACCTGGCGGCGCGAGCGCAGCACGGTGGTGGTCGCCGACGCCGGCGTCCCGTCGCGCGTTCCCGAGCCGTTCGCGATCCTCGCCGAGAGCGTCCTGCTCGACGCGCCGCACGAGTTCGCGCCGCACCGGCACCGGCTGCACGAGCTGGTCTGGGTGCGCGGCGGCACGATGACCGTGCGGCTGGAGCACCGGATCCTGACCGTGCCGGACGGCTTCGGAGTCTGGCTCCCGGCGGGTACGGAGCACGCCGGCCGCACGACCGCGCGGACCGCGCTCTGCGACGCGCTCTTCGATCCGGAGCGCTCGCCCGTGCCGATCCCGGCGCCGGTCCTCGTCGAGATCACCCCCGTGCTCGCCGCGCTGCTCACCCACCTGTCGCGGACGGACCTGGCGGAGGCGGCGCGGCTGCGCGCCGAGGCGGTCGTCTTCGACGTGATCGCGCCGTCGACCGAGCAGTACTCCGTCACCGTCCCGCGCGGCGAGCGGCTCGCTCCGCTCGTCGCAGTGCTGCTCGAGGACCCGACCGACCGGCGCACCCTGGCGGACTGGGCGGAGCGCCTCGGTGTGAGCGAGCGGACCCTCTCCCGCGTCTTCCGCTCGCAGACCGGCCTGTCGTTCCTGCAGTGGCGGCAGGCGCTGCGGGCGCACCGCGCGCTCGCGCTGCTGGCGGAGGGGCGGAGCGTGCTGGACGTCTCGGAGCTGATGGGGCACACCCATCCGAGCACCTTCATCGCGGCGTTCAAGCGGGTAATGGGGACGACGCCCGGCGCCTTCGCGCAGGACCAGCGCGCCGCGGCGCTCTGA
- a CDS encoding ABC transporter ATP-binding protein, which produces MTPSREPSRAPSRLAGTELVLGFGRRTVVDGVSVRLEPGRVTALVGPNGSGKSTLLRALARLHAPSSGVVTLDGDRPASALSSRDFAREVTLFAQSRTAPQGLSVREVVEFGRHPHRRRFAGPSAQDRDAVERAMATTGVLAMAERAAGELSGGELQRVWLASCLAQETGVVLLDEPTNHLDLRYQVETLDLVRDLAEVHGAAVGVVLHDLDHAARVADRLLLLSDGRILAEGDPVAVLTAEHLEAAYGLRVEVAVDERTGHLRIDPVSRHSVRLHDQTPARSREDTEE; this is translated from the coding sequence ATGACCCCCTCCCGCGAGCCGTCGCGCGCGCCCTCGCGCCTCGCCGGCACCGAGCTCGTGCTCGGCTTCGGCCGGCGCACCGTCGTCGACGGCGTCTCGGTGCGGCTCGAGCCCGGCCGAGTGACCGCGCTGGTCGGCCCGAACGGCTCCGGCAAGTCGACCCTGCTGCGAGCGCTGGCCCGCCTGCACGCGCCGAGCAGCGGAGTCGTCACCCTCGACGGCGACCGCCCCGCGAGCGCGCTGAGCAGCCGCGACTTCGCCCGCGAGGTGACCCTCTTCGCGCAGAGCCGCACCGCACCGCAGGGGCTGAGCGTCCGGGAGGTCGTCGAGTTCGGCCGGCACCCGCACCGCCGGCGCTTCGCCGGGCCGTCCGCGCAGGACCGCGACGCCGTCGAGCGCGCGATGGCCACCACCGGTGTGCTGGCGATGGCGGAGCGGGCGGCCGGCGAGCTCAGCGGCGGCGAGCTGCAGCGGGTCTGGCTCGCGTCCTGCCTCGCCCAGGAGACCGGGGTGGTGCTGCTGGACGAGCCGACCAACCACCTCGACCTCCGCTACCAGGTCGAGACGCTCGACCTGGTCCGCGATCTCGCCGAGGTGCACGGGGCCGCCGTCGGCGTCGTCCTGCACGACCTCGACCACGCGGCGCGCGTCGCCGACCGCCTGCTGCTGCTCAGCGACGGGCGGATCCTCGCCGAGGGCGACCCCGTCGCCGTGCTCACCGCCGAGCACCTCGAGGCGGCCTACGGCCTGCGGGTCGAGGTCGCCGTGGACGAGCGGACCGGCCACCTGCGCATCGACCCCGTCAGCCGGCACAGCGTCCGCCTGCACGACCAGACCCCTGCCCGTTCCCGAGAGGACACCGAAGAATGA
- a CDS encoding APC family permease codes for MSTEPSLARRLGTRDAVVIGLGSMLGAGLFSAFAPAAAAAGPWLLLGLALAAVVAWANASSTAQLAAQYPRSGGAYLSGRERLGEWPGFLAGWSFVVGKTASCAAMALTVAAYAAPAGWERPVAVAAVVALVAVNVLGVTRTALATRILLSIVLVVLVVAMAAAASGPAAVIGSDHPFDAYGVLQSAGLLFFAFAGYARLATMGEEVRDPARTIPRAILGALGLAVLIYAVVGAMLLAVLGPERLAASTQPLVDAAAAWPWTAVPIRVGAAAASLGALLALIAGIGRTSLAMARNGDLPRMLATIDPVRSVPRRAEITVGLIVVVLVLVADLRSAIGFSSFGVLLYYLVANVAALTQEPRFRRFPRALAVLGAAGCLLLVATLPPASIAGGVAVLAVGIAYRVIAQSRVRRSSQTK; via the coding sequence GTGAGCACCGAGCCCTCCCTCGCCCGCCGCCTGGGCACCCGCGACGCCGTCGTGATCGGGCTCGGCTCGATGCTCGGCGCCGGGCTCTTCTCGGCCTTCGCTCCCGCCGCGGCGGCGGCCGGCCCGTGGCTGCTGCTCGGCCTGGCGCTGGCCGCGGTGGTCGCCTGGGCGAACGCCTCCTCCACGGCGCAGCTGGCCGCGCAGTACCCGCGCTCCGGCGGCGCCTACCTCTCCGGCCGTGAGCGGCTCGGCGAGTGGCCGGGCTTCCTCGCCGGCTGGAGCTTCGTCGTCGGCAAGACGGCGAGCTGCGCGGCGATGGCGCTGACCGTCGCCGCCTACGCCGCGCCCGCGGGCTGGGAGCGGCCGGTCGCGGTCGCGGCGGTCGTCGCGCTCGTCGCGGTGAACGTGCTCGGGGTGACCCGCACGGCTCTCGCCACGCGGATCCTGCTCTCGATCGTGCTCGTGGTTCTCGTCGTCGCGATGGCGGCGGCGGCGTCCGGACCGGCCGCCGTCATCGGCTCCGACCACCCCTTCGACGCGTACGGCGTGCTGCAGTCGGCCGGTCTGCTGTTCTTCGCCTTCGCCGGCTACGCCCGCCTCGCGACGATGGGGGAGGAGGTGCGCGACCCCGCCCGCACGATCCCGCGGGCGATCCTCGGCGCGCTCGGGCTCGCGGTCCTGATCTACGCGGTGGTCGGCGCGATGCTGCTCGCGGTGCTCGGGCCCGAGCGGCTCGCCGCCTCGACGCAGCCGCTCGTCGACGCGGCCGCCGCCTGGCCCTGGACCGCGGTGCCGATCCGCGTCGGCGCCGCCGCGGCGAGCCTCGGCGCGCTGCTCGCGCTGATCGCCGGCATCGGCCGCACGAGCCTGGCGATGGCGCGGAACGGCGACCTGCCGCGGATGCTCGCGACGATCGACCCTGTCCGCAGCGTTCCCCGCCGCGCCGAGATCACGGTCGGCTTGATCGTCGTCGTCCTGGTCCTCGTGGCCGACCTGCGCTCGGCGATCGGCTTCTCCTCGTTCGGCGTGCTGCTCTACTACCTGGTCGCGAACGTCGCGGCGCTGACGCAGGAGCCGCGCTTCCGCCGCTTCCCGCGCGCGCTCGCGGTGCTCGGTGCGGCCGGCTGCCTCCTCCTCGTGGCGACCCTGCCTCCCGCCTCGATCGCGGGCGGCGTCGCGGTGCTCGCCGTCGGCATCGCGTACCGGGTGATCGCTCAGTCGCGGGTGCGGCGGAGCAGCCAGACGAAGTAG
- a CDS encoding response regulator transcription factor, producing MRILIVDDEINLLGALEAGLQGEGFAVDTATTGTDALWLAQEAEYAAIVLDLMLPDISGFRVCERLRAAEDWTPILMLTAKDGDLDQVEALDTGADDYLTKPFSFPVLVARLRALIRRGAAERPTVLTVGDLVLDPAAHRVERGGVAIPLTAREFSVLEYLVSRAGDVVPKRDILGAVWDFDFDGDPNIVEVYIRTLRNKIDRPFGRETIRTQRGAGYSVLP from the coding sequence ATCCGCATCCTCATCGTCGACGACGAGATCAACCTGCTCGGCGCGCTCGAGGCCGGCCTCCAGGGCGAGGGCTTCGCGGTCGACACGGCCACGACCGGCACCGACGCGCTCTGGCTCGCGCAGGAGGCGGAGTACGCGGCGATCGTGCTCGACCTGATGCTCCCCGACATCAGCGGCTTCCGCGTCTGCGAGCGCCTGCGCGCGGCCGAGGACTGGACGCCGATCCTGATGCTCACCGCGAAGGACGGCGACCTCGACCAGGTCGAGGCGCTCGACACCGGCGCGGACGACTACCTCACCAAGCCGTTCTCCTTCCCCGTGCTCGTGGCGCGACTGCGGGCGCTGATCCGACGCGGAGCCGCCGAGCGGCCGACGGTGCTGACCGTCGGTGACCTGGTGCTCGATCCGGCCGCCCACCGGGTGGAGCGCGGCGGAGTCGCGATCCCGCTCACGGCCCGGGAGTTCAGCGTGCTCGAGTACCTCGTCTCGCGCGCGGGCGACGTCGTGCCCAAGCGCGACATCCTCGGCGCCGTCTGGGACTTCGACTTCGACGGCGATCCCAACATCGTCGAGGTCTACATCCGGACGCTCCGCAACAAGATCGACCGGCCGTTCGGCCGCGAGACGATCCGCACCCAGCGCGGCGCGGGCTATTCGGTGCTGCCGTGA
- a CDS encoding PepSY domain-containing protein: MQKKTGIIVGVVGAIVLVGAGTGIAFAATDGFERSDALTGADLDRASEVAIAEIGGGTVTSAERDDDGTPGYELELRGDDGLEYDVRLDDSFGVLIVDPDDDAVRGTDGTTGGTAAVDPDDLVGDELTRASEAAIAAVGGGTVTEAERSDDADHAFDVEVTRADGTDVDVDLDASYAVVRTEE; encoded by the coding sequence ATGCAGAAGAAGACCGGGATCATCGTCGGAGTCGTGGGCGCGATCGTGCTCGTCGGAGCCGGTACGGGCATCGCCTTCGCCGCGACCGACGGCTTCGAGCGCTCGGACGCGCTGACCGGCGCCGACCTCGACCGCGCGAGCGAGGTCGCGATCGCCGAGATCGGCGGCGGGACCGTCACCTCGGCCGAGCGCGACGACGACGGCACGCCGGGCTACGAGCTCGAGCTGCGCGGCGACGACGGCCTCGAGTACGACGTGCGGCTCGACGACTCCTTCGGCGTGCTGATCGTCGACCCCGACGACGACGCGGTGCGCGGCACCGACGGCACCACCGGCGGCACCGCGGCCGTCGACCCCGACGACCTCGTCGGCGACGAGCTGACCCGCGCGAGCGAGGCCGCGATCGCCGCGGTCGGCGGCGGAACCGTCACCGAGGCCGAGCGCAGCGACGACGCCGACCACGCCTTCGACGTCGAGGTCACCCGCGCCGACGGCACCGACGTGGACGTCGACCTCGACGCGTCCTACGCGGTCGTCCGCACGGAGGAGTAG
- a CDS encoding ATP-binding protein, with protein MTKRRRSLRSRITLAATAVVALAAVLGAVGFLLVLSSVLAGSAATAAETEAERVATLVERGGADAVRTSEGVVQLIAGGRVVAAGEDAEDLPALATQERDEPFTTTPADEDPLVVATQELDDGSLVVVGVPDEGRAEALATTAGLLAVAVPLLVAFVAIVCWTVVGRALRPVDRMRAEADAVTAAALDRRVAEPGSGDEIDRLAQTLNRMLGRLEAGQERQRRFVSDASHELRSPVAALRQSAEVALAHPDRLDAARLATTVAEESVRMGGLIEGLLLLARADEARLAVLAVAVDLDDLALREVRRLRDSGIAVDAAGVSPVQVVADEALLGRALRNLVDNAVRHRASRLAIATRGEGATAVLVVDDDGPGIPAADRERVLERFVRLDEGRARDAGGSGLGLAIVAEIAAAHGGSVTIAESPWGGARLTLRVPLG; from the coding sequence GTGACGAAGCGGCGGCGCTCCCTGCGCTCCCGGATCACGCTGGCGGCGACCGCCGTGGTCGCCCTCGCGGCGGTGCTCGGCGCGGTCGGCTTCCTGCTGGTGCTCTCCTCGGTGCTCGCCGGGAGCGCCGCGACGGCCGCCGAGACCGAGGCGGAGCGGGTCGCGACGCTGGTCGAGCGCGGCGGTGCGGACGCGGTGCGGACCTCGGAGGGTGTGGTCCAGCTGATCGCCGGCGGGCGCGTGGTCGCCGCGGGCGAGGACGCCGAGGACCTGCCCGCGCTGGCGACGCAGGAGCGCGACGAGCCGTTCACGACGACGCCGGCGGACGAGGATCCGCTGGTCGTCGCGACCCAGGAGCTCGACGACGGCTCGCTCGTCGTCGTGGGCGTGCCCGACGAGGGCCGCGCGGAGGCGCTCGCGACGACCGCGGGGCTGCTCGCGGTGGCCGTCCCGCTGCTGGTCGCGTTCGTCGCGATCGTCTGCTGGACGGTCGTCGGCCGCGCCCTGCGGCCGGTGGACCGGATGCGCGCGGAGGCGGACGCGGTGACCGCCGCGGCCCTGGACCGCCGCGTCGCGGAGCCCGGCTCGGGCGACGAGATCGACCGGCTCGCGCAGACGCTCAACCGGATGCTCGGCCGACTCGAGGCCGGCCAGGAGCGGCAGCGGCGGTTCGTCTCGGACGCCTCCCACGAGCTGCGCTCGCCGGTCGCTGCCCTGCGGCAGAGCGCGGAGGTCGCGCTCGCGCACCCCGACCGGCTCGACGCGGCCCGGCTGGCGACCACGGTCGCCGAGGAGTCGGTGCGGATGGGCGGCCTGATCGAGGGCCTGCTGCTGCTGGCGCGGGCCGACGAAGCGCGGCTGGCCGTGCTCGCGGTCGCGGTCGACCTCGACGACCTGGCGCTGCGCGAGGTCCGGCGGCTGCGCGACTCCGGGATCGCCGTGGACGCCGCGGGGGTCTCGCCGGTGCAGGTCGTGGCGGACGAGGCGCTGCTCGGTCGGGCGCTGCGGAACCTCGTCGACAACGCGGTGCGGCACCGTGCCTCGCGGCTGGCGATCGCGACCCGGGGCGAGGGCGCGACCGCGGTGCTCGTCGTGGACGACGACGGACCGGGGATCCCGGCGGCCGATCGCGAGCGGGTGCTCGAGCGCTTCGTCCGGCTGGACGAAGGGCGCGCCCGCGACGCCGGCGGCTCGGGGCTCGGGCTCGCCATCGTCGCCGAGATCGCGGCGGCGCACGGCGGGAGCGTGACGATCGCGGAATCGCCGTGGGGCGGCGCGCGGCTGACCCTGCGGGTGCCGCTGGGCTGA
- a CDS encoding serine/threonine-protein kinase produces MSSQTGENRVVGTTIGRRYTIEELIGRGGMATVYRARDEILGRSVALKMFAPGIDDAQDLQRKSSEIRLLAALNHPALVTLYDADDGGDDTGGQAYMVMELAEGPSLAERLATGPVAPNDVASMAADLGEALHTVHAAGVVHRDVKPSNVLLVPSPLTTREFRPKLADFGIAYLIDATRITSPGTLIGTAAYLSPEQANGHVLTSASDIYSLGLVLLESLTGRRPFTGSAIEVTLARLLRDPEVSDSLGGGWSALLNAMTRREPAERPTAIEVAESARALIDPRRDTPMAAIEVPDVPGHGPAPTERTPATERTPATERFETSPATELLDATSVLPLGATEVLAEAVPGATATQRVAPLAGPAVPSPAVPAPARRRSGPSPWLIVLVLALVAIAVGLAVILFGGGQSPLPPVDGELGEHLRQLRESIRS; encoded by the coding sequence GTGTCATCCCAGACGGGCGAGAACCGCGTGGTCGGCACGACGATCGGCCGCCGCTACACGATCGAGGAGCTGATCGGCCGAGGCGGGATGGCGACGGTCTACCGGGCGCGGGACGAGATCCTCGGCCGCTCGGTGGCGCTGAAGATGTTCGCGCCCGGCATCGACGACGCGCAGGATCTGCAGCGCAAGTCCTCCGAGATCCGCCTGCTCGCGGCCCTCAACCACCCGGCGCTGGTCACCCTCTACGACGCCGACGACGGCGGCGACGACACCGGCGGCCAGGCCTACATGGTGATGGAGCTCGCCGAGGGGCCGAGCCTCGCGGAGCGGCTCGCCACCGGACCGGTCGCGCCGAACGACGTCGCCTCGATGGCCGCCGATCTCGGCGAGGCGCTGCACACGGTGCACGCGGCCGGGGTCGTCCACCGCGATGTGAAGCCCTCGAACGTGCTGCTCGTGCCGAGTCCGCTGACCACCCGCGAGTTCCGGCCCAAGCTCGCCGACTTCGGCATCGCCTACCTGATCGACGCGACCCGCATCACCTCGCCCGGCACGCTGATCGGCACCGCCGCCTACCTCAGCCCGGAGCAGGCGAACGGCCACGTGCTGACCTCGGCGAGCGACATCTACTCGCTCGGCCTGGTGCTGCTCGAGTCGCTGACCGGGCGGCGCCCCTTCACCGGCTCGGCGATCGAGGTGACCCTCGCGCGGCTGCTGCGCGACCCCGAGGTGTCGGACTCGCTCGGGGGCGGCTGGTCGGCGCTGCTGAACGCGATGACGCGGCGCGAGCCGGCCGAGCGCCCGACGGCGATCGAGGTCGCGGAGTCGGCGCGCGCGCTGATCGATCCGCGCCGCGACACGCCGATGGCGGCGATCGAGGTCCCGGACGTGCCCGGGCACGGCCCAGCGCCGACGGAGCGGACGCCCGCCACGGAGCGCACGCCCGCCACCGAGCGCTTCGAGACGTCGCCGGCGACCGAGCTGCTCGACGCGACGTCGGTGCTGCCGCTGGGCGCGACCGAGGTGCTCGCGGAGGCGGTGCCCGGCGCGACCGCGACGCAGCGGGTCGCTCCGCTCGCCGGCCCCGCCGTTCCGAGCCCTGCCGTTCCCGCGCCCGCCCGGCGCCGGAGCGGGCCGAGCCCGTGGCTGATCGTGCTGGTCCTCGCGCTGGTCGCGATCGCGGTCGGCCTGGCGGTCATCCTCTTCGGCGGCGGTCAGTCGCCGCTGCCGCCCGTGGACGGGGAGCTCGGCGAGCACCTCCGCCAGCTGCGCGAGAGCATCCGCTCGTGA
- a CDS encoding SOS response-associated peptidase: MCGRFAMDSETDALIAEFVAAGGRVADWAPDFSVAPTDAAPIVREHRHDEAVERELELASWGFRPSWAKGKGPSPINARLETVASNGLFRGAFAKQRAIVPMRGYYEWEARADGKQPWFLHGEEPILAAAGLYTARKEGEEWRVSFTIITREARDASGEVHDRMPVFLTPDVRDAWLSPEPLASAEEMLATLDRASVAVASTITAYPVDRRVNNARTVDRHDPGLLDPVR; encoded by the coding sequence ATGTGCGGACGCTTCGCGATGGATTCCGAGACCGATGCCCTGATCGCCGAGTTCGTCGCGGCCGGCGGCCGGGTGGCCGACTGGGCGCCGGACTTCAGCGTGGCGCCGACCGACGCGGCGCCGATCGTGCGCGAGCACCGGCACGACGAGGCGGTCGAGCGCGAGCTCGAGCTCGCCTCGTGGGGCTTCCGGCCGTCGTGGGCGAAGGGGAAGGGGCCGTCGCCGATCAACGCGCGGCTCGAGACGGTCGCCTCGAACGGGCTGTTCCGCGGCGCGTTCGCCAAGCAGCGCGCGATCGTGCCGATGCGCGGCTACTACGAGTGGGAGGCGCGCGCCGACGGCAAGCAGCCGTGGTTCCTGCACGGCGAGGAGCCGATCCTCGCCGCCGCGGGCCTGTACACGGCGCGCAAGGAGGGCGAGGAGTGGCGGGTCTCGTTCACGATCATCACCCGCGAGGCGCGCGACGCCTCCGGCGAGGTGCACGACCGGATGCCGGTCTTCCTGACGCCGGACGTCCGCGACGCCTGGCTGAGCCCGGAGCCGCTCGCCTCGGCCGAGGAGATGCTGGCGACGCTCGACCGGGCGTCGGTCGCGGTCGCGTCGACGATCACGGCCTACCCGGTCGACCGCCGCGTCAACAACGCGCGAACGGTCGACCGCCACGACCCGGGGCTGCTCGACCCGGTCCGATAG
- a CDS encoding ABC transporter substrate-binding protein, translating to MTRARTTRAPLLSAALAATAAGVLLLTGCGTTAVETADAAGTVDSAECAADDTQTATGAVSLTDSLGRTVELDAPAERIVVLEWQQTEDLLTLCVAPVGAASTEDYTTYVSAETLPESTTDVGERGEPDLDTLYGLDPDLIVIEAYSADDDLLAQLEERDVPVLATIGADASGQIDNMKEVFSLLGQATGRTERADAVLAEFDQHLADAKTEVAEAALATPEFVFFDGWIESGNVVIRPYGTGALFTELGEELGLEGAWTDEINDSYGSGGVDPSYGLAQTDIEGLTAVGEANLIYSNDGTPDSYVTELAKSPVWAALPAVQQGRAFEFPPGVWGAGGPKSGEQAIDAFVDVIVGE from the coding sequence ATGACCCGCGCCAGAACCACCCGCGCCCCCCTCCTCAGCGCGGCCCTCGCCGCGACCGCCGCCGGCGTGCTCCTGCTGACCGGCTGCGGCACCACCGCCGTCGAGACCGCCGACGCCGCCGGCACCGTCGACTCCGCCGAGTGCGCCGCCGACGACACGCAGACCGCCACCGGCGCCGTCTCCCTCACCGACAGCCTCGGCCGCACGGTCGAGCTCGACGCGCCGGCCGAGCGGATCGTCGTGCTGGAGTGGCAGCAGACGGAGGATCTGCTCACCCTCTGCGTCGCTCCCGTCGGCGCCGCCTCGACCGAGGACTACACCACCTACGTCAGCGCCGAGACCCTGCCCGAGAGCACCACCGACGTGGGCGAGCGCGGCGAGCCCGACCTGGACACCCTCTACGGGCTCGACCCCGACCTGATCGTCATCGAGGCCTACAGCGCCGACGACGACCTGCTGGCCCAGCTCGAGGAGCGCGACGTGCCCGTCCTCGCGACCATCGGCGCGGACGCGAGCGGCCAGATCGACAACATGAAGGAGGTGTTCTCGCTGCTCGGCCAGGCCACCGGCCGGACCGAGCGCGCCGACGCGGTACTCGCCGAGTTCGACCAGCACCTCGCCGATGCCAAGACCGAGGTCGCCGAGGCGGCGCTCGCGACGCCCGAGTTCGTCTTCTTCGACGGCTGGATCGAGAGCGGCAACGTCGTCATCCGCCCCTACGGGACGGGCGCGCTGTTCACCGAGCTCGGCGAGGAGCTGGGCCTCGAGGGCGCCTGGACCGACGAGATCAACGACTCCTACGGCAGCGGCGGCGTCGACCCCTCCTACGGACTCGCGCAGACCGACATCGAGGGACTGACCGCGGTCGGCGAGGCGAACCTGATCTACTCCAACGACGGCACCCCCGACAGCTACGTGACCGAGCTGGCGAAGAGCCCGGTCTGGGCTGCGCTGCCCGCCGTGCAGCAGGGCCGCGCCTTCGAGTTCCCGCCCGGCGTCTGGGGCGCGGGAGGCCCGAAGTCGGGCGAGCAGGCCATCGACGCCTTCGTGGACGTCATCGTCGGCGAGTGA